One Gammaproteobacteria bacterium genomic window, GAGATATGCTGGTTATCAGGACCACCCGCTTGTCGGAAGGGGTGGTGAAATCGGGCGAGCGGCCCCTGCCATTCGGAGGGCCAATCGCTCAGATCGTCGAACGATATACCTTGAGCGAAGATCAGAACCGACTATCCGTGACAATCAACCTGAATGATCCCAAGTTTTACGCGTATTCGCTCAGGGTCCGCCATTATTACGCACGCGCGGACAATATTCTTCGCGGCAGAGACTGCGTCCTGGCGTCGGGGACAGGGCCGGTCGGATAAAGGTTAGGCGCAGCCTGACCTCATAGCAGCAGCAGAGAATGGGGAGGTTTGCGGACCTACGGTACTAACAGGCCCATACTAGTCCGTGTCGTGCAAACACGTCGTATAGGTTTCCGTCAGCATTAGCACCGCCAGTAACGATAATGCTGCGGCGATTACGATTTATACCGATACCCAGAAAATGTCGTAGCCAGTCCACAGCATTGGCCTGCCTGCATTAACTGGTCCAGTTTCAAAGTTAGTTTACGCAGCTTGTAGCTGATAGGGTAATTCCTCTTTCGGTAGTAGCACTTCTGGCGCTGGGTGATCGCGGTGCTGGTGTTGTTACCGATCGTCTGGCGGAAGCTACCCGGCGTGATGCCGACTATTCGGCGATCCTGGCGCAGACTTGCCCTGCTTTGCGGATTCATGGTCGTCGGGACCACCTTCTCGGTGATTGCCGTGAATTACACGACTGCCATCAATGCCAGCTTGATTAACGGCCGCCAGCCTATCGTGACGGCACTCGTCGTATTTCTCGTCATGCGAGAGCGGTTGACGCTACGAAGCGGTCTTGGCGTTCTCGCGGCGTTCATTGGAATTCTGCTCATGATCTCCCAAGGCCGCCTACAGGTTCTGCTTGACCTGGACGTTAGCAGCGGCGATCTCGTGATGCTGATCGCCGTCCTCGGTTGGGCATTTTCTGCGGTAGAACTGCATCGACAGCCCGAGCACCCCAGCGGCAACCTGTTGCTGTTTTTTATCGCCTGCACGGGGCTGATCACGGTGTTGCCGTTCTATATTGTGGAAACGGTATTCGTCCGGGAATTCGTTCCAAGCAGAAATGGCGTGGCAGC contains:
- a CDS encoding DMT family transporter, encoding MLLPIVWRKLPGVMPTIRRSWRRLALLCGFMVVGTTFSVIAVNYTTAINASLINGRQPIVTALVVFLVMRERLTLRSGLGVLAAFIGILLMISQGRLQVLLDLDVSSGDLVMLIAVLGWAFSAVELHRQPEHPSGNLLLFFIACTGLITVLPFYIVETVFVREFVPSRNGVAAIVYLSVAATLLAVYLWNLVIRSVGAMQAALFLNLIPVFGAAFAMLFLGESLYTFHLVGAALVFSGIVMAVRDQLATSSDRCCN